In the Arachis stenosperma cultivar V10309 chromosome 8, arast.V10309.gnm1.PFL2, whole genome shotgun sequence genome, TATGGTTCTGCAGTTAAATGAGTTCAAGAAGGTCATTTCCATGAAGGATGAAGAGATAAACATTTTACAGCAGAAGCTGAATAGTTCAGAAGCAAATCCTGCTGAAGAAGCGGTTCTAGAAAACGAGACTCAGGAAGCCAGCATGCAGGAACAAGATGAAATTCCATCTTCAGCTATGGAGGAAAGTGCTAGAAGCTCTTCTGCAGATCAACCTGAAATTCCATCTCAAGGAATGGAGGAGGAAAGTGCTAGAAGCTCTTTTGCAGATCAACCCCAAGATGCCGAAAACAAAGAAGATTTGTCAACTAGCATGTCTCCAACAACAGAATCCATATTACAACAGATTGTGACAGTAAACCATATTGAAGATCACCATAGTCCCCTTTCAGCCATGGAAAAGAAATTCCGTTCCTACATCGATGATTTAATGGAGGAGAACCTAGAGTTCTGGTTGAGATTCAGCACAGCAGTTCACCAGATTCAGAGGTTCCAAAATTGCATGCAAGATCTAAAACTTGAAGTAAGGAACATAAAGTTTAAGAAAAGGACTGAAGGGAACTTACCAAATTCCAATATCCAATCCGAAATAAAGCCAATATATAGACACCTAAGGGAGATAAGAACTGAATTGTCATTGTGGCTTGAACACAATGCAGTGCTGCAGGAGGAGTTGCAAACTAGGCATCCAACACTGATAAGCTTACAAGACGAAATCGCGAGAGCGGCCAACCCGGTTTCCACCACAGAAAGAGCACAACTTAGTGAGTACCAGGCTGCAAAGTTTCAAGGTGAGGTTCTCCACATGAAGCAAGAGAGCAACAGGATTTTGAGTGAGCTTCAAGGAGGACTCAGTTTTGTTAAGGGGCTGAAAGTTGAAGTAGAGAAGTCTCTGGAAGAAATGGGCCAAGAACTTGGGGTGAACAAGCCTGGCCAAGTTCCTGGACATGTTCACATGAAGCAGAATCAACCAAGTAGCCGTACTAGAATACCATTAAGGTCATTTTTGTTTGGAGTGAAGTTGAAGAAGCATGGCCAATCTTCCTCCTCCTCACGTGTAAATGCAGCAATGCAGAAACCAAATCTTGATCCATCAGCTACTCATGATGCCACATTGTAGAACAATtttgatcttcttttttttttttctaagtgttTGTTTGGCCAACTTTACGTTATGTACTctgattttttattatgttgAGGTTAGTTTTGCTTATGGATTTTAGAATTGTAGTGGAATGTACTTCCCATAAAACACATGTTAGCATGTGCATGTGTACCCCAGCATTCAATATGTATTTGTATTTTAACATGTGTTTTATATTGGTGGCTGATTTTGACGTACACGTAGCATGGTTGAATAAGTATAATATGTGCACGTGATCATGAACACTTAACTCAGTTAAATAGTAAGAAAGATGAAAATTTGGTAATCAGAATGAAAATCACATGAAAACATGAGTAATAAAATGAATGTAAGTACACAATACGAGAATTTAAATGCTCAAATAACTGTTCTCGTCAATAAAAAATGCCCAATTAAGAGAAGCTTTTGAGACTCTGTTGATTGTTTGAGAAActattttaaagataaaatttaaaaagaaaatatgtaCAATAGTGTTGGGTAATTTTAACTTGGATAGCATGGATATGGAAGGCTGGGCAATAGTGTTGGATTGGTATGTTTTAGATAGACAGCTTCAAAATTAGATCCGAAGCAATATGTATGTGTAAAAATTTATTGTCAAAAACTTGATTACTACAAatgctttatttatctatttatttgtGGTTGGTGGCATGGTTGCATTCAAGTTGGAGACTTGTGTGAATACAATTTGTGTCTTCACATGCATATTAAACATTAGTTGCTTGTATAAAGACTAAGGTGTGCTTAAAATGTGTGCAACTTCACACAATATAAGAGCATAGAGTTAGAGTGTGAATTATGACTCATCACTCCAAAATGTAACTAATCAAGTTTTAGAACTACACTTAGTGTATTTTATGTTTTGTATACTAGGTTTATTTGGTAACTAGGTTTAGACTCGCACAATGTGCAAAAAACTAATGCTATAAATTTTTTGTACAAATTTTTAgataactaaaataataatagaagaattTTGAGTTTTATAGTTACTTATAAAACAATTTATATAGctcttaaaataaatataataaatttatagtatattacACTGATAATAAGATAACAAAAACTAATTCAATCAatctatattttatatatattgaagTATTTATTTGAGTAGTATTTTTAACTCTTAAAATAAAGAATTGTATCATAATAAATTCTGTAGTATAATAAGATCTAGTTCTATCATTTTATAGTATAAGTATTTGTTTAGGTATAATTTTTGATAAAGTATAAGAAAAAAGAGTCAATCTTTTTTCTATTTGATCTTTGATAAATCCAAATATTTTCACAACAATTCCTAGTAATAGTGTTGAATATTCATTAACTTCACAACTTAttatttcatattaaaaattcaaaaatctataatgaaaatataatatataatttattttatctataatgcaaaatatataagaataaagtaattttttaataaatcgaattaattagtgataaataaataatatgacaatttttttcttaaaaaataatttaatagtGGTATTAAATTCATTATTAATTAGGAGATAATGCTAGTAAATGTCATTAGATGAGGAaggataacaaaaaaaattcaaaattctatAAAAATTACAAGTTGACAAAAGAGCTTATGTGGCAAATAGAATAAGTAGAAGAGATGTCATTCTCTAATTGCAAAAAAGTATGAGTATCAACTTGCAAAAAAATATAAGACAGATAGATTTCTTTATGGTTAGAGATTTGTATTAATCTTTTATATTTCTCTTTATATTGATAAGGAATAGTTCTTGTGCACTTTTCTTGAATTTTGAGAATTGAGAATATATACCATTTGGTACCCACAGGCATTGAGTGTATTTGAAATTTGGGCTAGAGgaaaaagttttaattttgacaccggagaacaaaaatataaacaaaaaaggACATAACGAACTAAAATAGTATTTTACCCTATAAATAATAACCAAATGTTttcgcaaaaaaaaaaataaataaataaattgggTACGAGTTATGTTATTATCCCATTTGAAAATATATTAACAGGATGTTAAAACTAATTTACCAATGGAACTAAGGTTCTACCTATTCTTTAAGCTGCCTAAGAATTCAAATCACAGCTTTGTGGTTAAGATTTCAAGAGGGAAAGaaacaataaagaaaaattttcaTATGTACAACCTAGTCACCTAAATTCAGTACCACTTGTTGATTGTTCAGCAAATCCAGACTATTGTTACCTTCATCTTTAGCTCCATACAACAGAATTTTCCTGTTTCTTATTCATGATTTGATCCCCAAATCTTCCATTGATTGAAGATCAGCTTTTCTCTTGATCTAAATCACAAGTTCCCCTTGTCATATACTCATATTGCTATCATAAGCTATTTGATGATTCTCAAGATCctcattttaaatttgtatcCTTAGCAGTTCCCTGATTTATTCCCACTtgattttttattcattttatctTCTATTACTTCCTTACTTGTAATTTCCATTACTATGGTTTTATCTTCTTTGAGAGGGCTAAGATTAGAAACTCTAACTTCTTGCTTTGTTGGAGCTTTATAAACGACAGAGTTATCATGTTTTTCCTGTTCAGGCGACTTCTCCATTGTCAAAGAGGAAGCTTTAGCTGGCTTAATGCATGATGCAGCAGGACATGCAATTACAACAGTTGATTGGGTGCAAACAGGTGCTGAACTCGGATCTGTTTGAAATTGTACCTTTGATTCCGGAGGCAATGACGCAGGAGTTGATGACTTTGTCAAACAACTACTTGTTGTAGCAACCACGTTTCTATGTGAAACCTTTACTTGTGATCCAGAATCTGACGTTGAAACTATTTGGGCACCAGAAACTATTGTGGCACCTTTTACTGTACCGTTAGGAGTTGGATGAACTTCCAGCAATGGTTTTTCAGGAACTAATGTAGATTTCAGTGAGGAACTACAAGACCCCACAAAAGACCCTTGAGAAGGATGCTGAGGTGGTACAACATGACCATGAAGCGGCGAAGACTCTGTAGCAACATGCTGCAACAAATTTTTACCTGACATATTCAAGGTTGTCCTACCTGAAACAATTCAAACCAAAAGTTAGTCAATGAGTTAAAACTAACacattttctaaaaaaatcatGCATCAACATTGTTTACATCTAATACTATTGTCacaaagtatatatatataaaaattttaaagcaaatCAATATGACAATCCACAGAGGATATATCAGTAATTTTCATAGTACATGAGCAAGGCTGCCAAAGTAGTACTAAATTAGTACGAACAAAATAACACATAGTTTGTGAGAACCTTATAGCTTGACACATCTGACAATCAAATTTTATCTTGCCatttgaatttgaaagaagCATAAGCACATAAAACATGATATAATGATATTACATCTGTCCCCagaaaaaaatagtatttgATGGAAGTAAAGTTAGCAACTAGCAGGTGGTCTTCAGACAAGGCACTAAATACATCTCCCCAATCATCAGCTAGAGCCACAATAAAATAAGGTCGACAATCACTGAACCCAAGACTCTTGTTGATGATAAGTACCAAAGAAATATAGCAAATTCTGGAATATGATTAAAGTTTTActgtatttttataattataatttaatacaAAATAGAAAAGACATTCACCGTAACTGGTCATTCCGGGAGCAGTTAACTTTTTTAATGGCATATCAAGGGCTAAAGATAATGAGTGACGAGTTGCTTGTTGTTCAGCAGTATCATAACGCGTGCTGATCAAGATGGATCCTGAATTGGTACTGTCATCTTTCTTTTGCAAAAAGTTCCACCTCTGCAAGTATTTGGGCAGCCCAGGATAAAATATAGAATAATAATGGCATGCATATAATGAATCTTGGTGATATGGTAGGTCCAAAACAAACCAAACAATTTAAAATATGATACAAGATGGCAGGATCTTAATACATAGTCCATCATTCAAAATTGCCTTGAGTGAGTTGTTCTACTTTTAGAGCTATGACAAATTGACAACAAACAAAATACACATCCGAAAAAGTGATATTAAAGCCCCTACTAACTTCTGTTTCATTTTCTTTACTGCctactgaaaaaaaaaaaaaaaattgactatCCAGTGATGAACATGTTGCTTTACACTGAATTAAACATTCACTTGCATACTGAGAAACTAAATAACAACAGTTGATATAAAGATCACATAATTTGCAAGCTAAGGTTGAAATAGTTACTTGATATATCTGTTTAGCAGTTCTCTTAACAGGAAAGTTGCCTCCTTTTGCAATGGTAGCCCAATGCCCTTCACCAAATCTTTGAACAGCATCTCGTAGCAGATTGTCCTCTTCCTCTGACCATGCTATTTTCCTCTTTTTGGAAGCCATGTTGCTACCATCTAATCCCTTGCTTTCAATATTATCTGTCAATGATACAGCTGGCAGTGTCTGTCTCTTAATAGTAACCGGAAAAATAATCTCTGTTCCTTGCATCAAACTAGAGGATTGTGAGCCCTTGTTAGAAGTTTTAGATGAATTGCAAACTGGAGCATGTATAGTCAGTGGAGCCTCAATTGTTGAACTACTAGGAGTTGATTCACTTAGTGAAGCAATCATTACCTAAGGAATGAACAATTCACAGAAACATGCCAGTGAAATGTTAAAGAATAGCACA is a window encoding:
- the LOC130944126 gene encoding uncharacterized protein LOC130944126 isoform X2 gives rise to the protein MTIPEKKPNKLVPFTEQDAARIAQRYDATTVLTLLQEVAHAQCPNAKIDWNELVKRTSTGISNAREYQMLWRHLAYGHALLENLENGAEPLDDDSDLEYEVEALPPISSEVASETVACVKVMIASLSESTPSSSTIEAPLTIHAPVCNSSKTSNKGSQSSSLMQGTEIIFPVTIKRQTLPAVSLTDNIESKGLDGSNMASKKRKIAWSEEEDNLLRDAVQRFGEGHWATIAKGGNFPVKRTAKQIYQRWNFLQKKDDSTNSGSILISTRYDTAEQQATRHSLSLALDMPLKKLTAPGMTSRTTLNMSGKNLLQHVATESSPLHGHVVPPQHPSQGSFVGSCSSSLKSTLVPEKPLLEVHPTPNGTVKGATIVSGAQIVSTSDSGSQVKVSHRNVVATTSSCLTKSSTPASLPPESKVQFQTDPSSAPVCTQSTVVIACPAASCIKPAKASSLTMEKSPEQEKHDNSVVYKAPTKQEVRVSNLSPLKEDKTIVMEITSKEVIEDKMNKKSSGNKSGNC
- the LOC130944126 gene encoding uncharacterized protein LOC130944126 isoform X1; its protein translation is MTIPEKKPNKLVPFTEQDAARIAQRYDATTVLTLLQEVAHAQCPNAKIDWNELVKRTSTGISNAREYQMLWRHLAYGHALLENLENGAEPLDDDSDLEYEVEALPPISSEVASETVACVKVMIASLSESTPSSSTIEAPLTIHAPVCNSSKTSNKGSQSSSLMQGTEIIFPVTIKRQTLPAVSLTDNIESKGLDGSNMASKKRKIAWSEEEDNLLRDAVQRFGEGHWATIAKGGNFPVKRTAKQIYQRWNFLQKKDDSTNSGSILISTRYDTAEQQATRHSLSLALDMPLKKLTAPGMTSYGRTTLNMSGKNLLQHVATESSPLHGHVVPPQHPSQGSFVGSCSSSLKSTLVPEKPLLEVHPTPNGTVKGATIVSGAQIVSTSDSGSQVKVSHRNVVATTSSCLTKSSTPASLPPESKVQFQTDPSSAPVCTQSTVVIACPAASCIKPAKASSLTMEKSPEQEKHDNSVVYKAPTKQEVRVSNLSPLKEDKTIVMEITSKEVIEDKMNKKSSGNKSGNC